GTCTTCGGCGGCATGCGGGTCATCGCCGAGTTCGGAGTCAGCCTCGCGGTCGCGGTCGCCGTCGACGCCCTGCTGATCCGCATGGTCCTCGTGCCCGCGCTCATGCACCTGTGCGGAAAGGCCAACTGGTGGCTGCCCCGCCGCCTGGACCAGGCCCTGCCCCGCGTGTCCGTCGAAGGCCCCGCGGACGAGCCCGCGCGCTCACCGCTCCCGGTACGCGAGCCGCAGACCGCGGGCGTGGCCGACTAGGACCGTCCGGCACTGCGGACCGACGGCAGTACGGACCGGCTACCGCGCGGGCGGGCCGGCCGGGCGGGGCGACCTGTCCGTCGGCCGGCCCGCGCTGCTTAGAGTGAGGGAATGGACGTGAGTATGGTGTGGCGCCGGTGGATCGCCCGTCATGACCGTGTGCGCGACGCGCTCCCGGCGGTGCCGCTGATCGTGGTGGCCGTGTCGGCGACCGCCGTCGGCGAGTCCTCCTGGCACGAGCCGCGCTGGCAGGAGGCGGTGTGGTCCGGGCTGTCCTGTCTGCCCCTGGTCGTCCGCAGCCGGTGGCCGCTGCCCGTCGCCCTCGTCACACTGGCGACCGGGCTCACCTTGATGGCCCTTGTTCCCAGCGCCGACATGGCCCCTGCGGCCGGGCTCGTGGCCCTGTACACGCTCGCAGCCCTCGGCAGCCGGCGCACCGCGTGGACCGTCGGCCTGGCCGCCGCCTTGGCGATCGCGGGTGTCCACGCCGCCACCCACGCGGAGTCAGTCGTGGGCGCTGCCGGCCTGTTGCGGCTCGACTTCGCGATCGCCGCGACCGCGCTGGGCCGCGCCGTCCGCAACCGTCGCGACCATCTCGCCGAGGCCAGGGCCCGCGTGGTCCGTGCCGAGAACGCGCAGGAGGCGGAAGCCCGGCGCCGCGTCTCCGAGGAGCGGGTGCGTATCGCGCGCGATCTGCACGACGTCGTGGCCCACCACATCACCCTGGTCAACGCCCAGGCGGGAGTGGCCCACCACCTCATGCGCGCCAACCCCGACCAGGCGTTCGAGGCGTTGGCCCACATCAAGGACAACAGCCGCGCCGCACTGGACGAACTGCGCGCCACGGTAGGTCTGTTGCGCCAGCCCGACGACGCGCCCGGCGCCCGGGCCCCCATCCCCCGGCTCGCCGATCTCGACGCCCTCGCCGGAGGACTGCGGGCCGGCGGACTGTCCGTGCACGTGTCCCGCGCCGGCGACCCCGCGCCGCAGGCCCCCGCCACCGAGCTGACCGCCTATCGCATCGTCCAGGAAGCCCTCACCAACACGCACAAGCACGCGTCCGCCACCCGGGCCACCGTGACCCTGGAGTACGGCCCGCACACGCTCCGGGTCACCGTGACCGACGACGGACGCCCCGGCGCTCCCCAGGGCCCCGGCGCCGGTCACGGCCTGATCGGCATGCGGGAGCGCGCCACCGCCATCGGCGGGACCGTCACCGCCGGCCCGCGGCCCGAAGGCGGCTTCCAGGTCGTCGCGGACCTGCCGCTCTCCCTCGCCCCCGCAACCGTCTGACCGACCCGTGAGGACAACCCCGCCCGTGACGATCCGCGTTCTGCTCGCCGACGACCAGGCCCTCCTGCGGGGCACCTTCCGGCTGCTCCTCGACGCACAGCCGGACATGGAGGTCGTCGCCGAGGCGTCCGACGGCCGCGAGGCGGCACGGCTGGCCCGTGCCGAACGCGCCGACGTCGTGGTGATGGACATCCGGATGCCCGAGGTCGACGGCATCGAGGCCACCCGGCTGATCGGCCAGGACGAGGACCTCGCCGGCGTCAAGGTCCTCGTGCTGACCACGTTCGAGGAGGACGAACTCGTCGTGGAGGCGCTGCGGGCCGGCGCCAGCGGCTTCCTCGGCAAGGGCATCGAGCCGGTTCAGCTGCTCGACGCCGTCCGCCTCGTCGCCGCCGGCGAGGCGTTGCTCTCTCCCACGGCCACCAAGGGCCTCATCGCGCGGGTCCTCGCCCACCCCTCCCCCGGCGACCTCGTGGACCCCGCGCGGCTGGCCGCGCTGACTCCCCGCGAACGCGAGGTGATGACCCTGGTGGCCGCCGGCCTGTCCAACGACGAGATCGCCGAACGCCTCTTCGTCACCCCGGTCACCGCCAAGACGCACGCCAACCGCGCGATGACCAAACTGGGTGCCCGTGACCGTGCCCAGCTGGTCGTCATCGCCTACGAGACCGGTCTGGTCCAGGCCGGCGAAGCGCAGCGCTGACGCGGGCCCGGCCGACCCGGACGGACCCCTGCGGGGAGGGTCCCTGAGCCGGCGGCGCGGTGGGTCAGGCGTCCGTGCGGGCGGGCAGCCGCCAGCCCGGGCGCGGGAAGTGGCAGGTGTAGCCGTCGGGGTAGCGCTCCAGGTAGTCCTGGTGCTCGGGCTCGGCCTCCCAGAAGGGCCCGACCGGCTCCACTTCGGTGACGACCTTGCCCGGCCACAGTCCGCAGGCGTCGACGTCGGCGATGGTGTCCTCGGCGATCCGCTTCTGCTCGTCGTCCACGTAGTAGATCGCCGAGCGGTAGCTGAGCCCGATGTCGTTGCCCTGGCGGTTCTTGGTGCTCGGGTCGTGAATCTGGAAGAACAGCTCGAGAACGGTCCGGAAGTCGGTCTTCTCCGGGTCGAAGAGGATCTCGATGGCCTCCGCGTGGGTCCCGTGGTTGCGGTAGGTCGCGTTCGGCACGTCACCCCCGGTGTAGCCGACCCGGGTCGCGGTCACGCCCGGGAGCCGACGGATCAAGTCCTGCATTCCCCAGAAGCATCCGCCCGCTAGCACGGCCCTCTGCGTCTGCGCTGCCATGTCGGTTCCTTCCCATCGCCCGCCTCGGCCGCTCACGCTGCTCGCTCGCACACCGTCGGCGTCCCACCTTGGTGGATACGACAGCACGGGCGGAGCCCGGATAATTCCACGCCCCCGCGGCCCGCACCGTCGCGCGGCCCCACTGCTCGACCGCCTCGCGGGTTCCCCAAGACACGGCAAAACCTTCATCGGGGTCGATGCTTTGACCTGGCCTTGAGTATCCGGTGATCATTCTGTGGCCGGCCTCCGCCTAAGGTCGCTCCGGGCCCGGCAACCTTGCGGCCCCGCCGGCCAGGCCGAAGGCACCTCCGCGCTCACGGCGCACCCGTTCCCGGTCCCCACCCAGGCCTGGCGCACCATGCACGTCACTTTGAGGACCTCGATGCGTCTCCCGTCCCATGCCGCCAAGATGCTCGCCGTCGCGGCACTCCCGCTGGCCCTGGCCGCCTGTTCCTCCTCCGGCTCCGCGGACTCCGCCGACAGCCCGGCCGTATCCACCACGCCGTCGAAGGCCGCCGACCCCGACGCCGGTCTGCTGACGGGGACGCAACTGAAGAAGGCGCTGGCGCCCGCCTCGTACTTCCCCTCCGGTTTCGCCGCCGACGCGAGTCTCGCCCGCGACACCGGCGACACCTACCAGGCGCCGGCCACGAAGAACGCCGCCAAGCCGCACTGCGCCGATCTCGCGGCCACCAGCTGGATCAGCCTCACCGGCGTCGAGGGCGTCTCGTTCGCGCAGAACTCCTACATCAACCGGAACACGTCCGCCGAACTCGACCAGGAGATCGACGTCTACCGCGGCACCACGGGCGCGGACGTGCTCAGGGACCTGGCGGACGTCGTCGCCGCCTGCCCGGGCTACACGGACTCCGACACCCACAGCAAGGTGAAGGTCACCGGCGCCGCCACGGCCGGACTCGGGGACGAGGCGTACACCATCACGCTGACCAGCAGCGCCTGGGAGACCGGCACCACGTTGATCGCCTCCCGCTCCGGCACGGCCGTCGTCAGCGTGCTGTCCACGGACGGCGCCGACAACGGGGCCGCGAGCGCGAAGAAGCTCGCGGAACACGTGCTGGCCTCGCTGAAGGCCTAGGACGGCGAGGGCGTGTGCCAGGCGTCGCCCGGCAGACCGGACTTTCGAAACACGCCCTGGCGACGCGCTGCCAGGTCCCGTCGGCAGGCCGCCGCCGCGCTACGACGGACGACGGGCGGGGGTGCCGTCGCCGGGCGGATCGGCCAGGGCGATACGCGCCGTGATGCGCTTGCCGACCGGTTCCTGCTCCACGAAGAGGTGCGCGGTGACGGCCTTGACGATCTCCAGACCGTGCTGGCCGATCCTGTCCGGGTCGGCGGGCCGGGCCGTGGGAACGGTGGGGTCGTTGTCCCACACGGCGACGTCCACGCTGTCGGCGGTGAGACGCAGCTCCATCAGAACGGGGCCGGGAGCGTACTTGCGGGCGTTGGTGACCAGTTCGCTGACCACGAGCTGGATGATGTCCCGCACCCGGTCGGGCACGCGCAGACGATGGTCGGCGCGGGCCCGGTCGAGGAACGCCAGGGCGTGGTGGCGGGCGTCGGCGATGCAGCCGTCGGCGCCGCCCATCGCGTAGGCGGTGCGCATGAGGTGCTGTCCCGGCCCGGTACAGCCGTCTCCGTCGGCATGCGATTCCACTCGTGTCGCCCTCACTCCCCCGTTCACGTGCGCCGGTACCCGCGATGCGGCTCGACATGCCTGTCACAGGAGTGGCGTCCGACACAGCGGCCCGAAGGGACCCCGGCGGACCCGGGCGCCGCAAAGGGGTTCCCCAGACAGGCGGATGGACGGACGGGCCGCCCGGACCGTGCTGAACCGGGTCCGGCCGAGGGGTCAGCGGGGCGGGGGGACGAGCCCCGCCTCGTAGGCGGTGATGACCAGCTGCACCCGGTCCCGGGCGCCCAGTTTCGTGAGCAGCCGTGACACGTGGGACTTGGCGGTGGCCGTCGTGATGAAGAGGTCCTCGGCTATCTCGGTGTTCGACCGGCCGCGTCCGACCAGGGTCAGCACTTCCCGTTCGCGCTCGGTGATGCCCCCGACCGGGCGCGGGGGTCGCTCCGGGGCAGGCGCGGGGCGACTGACGAACTCCGCTATCAGACGGCGCGTCACACCCGGTGCGATCAGGGCGTCCCCGGCCGCGACCACACGGATCGCCGCGAGGATGTCGTCCAACCCCATGTCCTTGACCAGGAAGCCGCTCGCGCCGGCCCGGAGTGCACCGTACACGTGGTCGTCCTCGTCGAAGGTGGTGAGGACGACGACGCGGGTGGTCGCCGGACCGGCGGTGATCAGGCGAGTGGCCTCGATGCCGTCCATGCCGGGCATCCGGATGTCCATGACGACGATGTCGGGGTCGGTGTCCTCGACCAGTCGGACGGCCTCGGCGCCGGTGGCGGCCTCACCCACGACCTCGAGGTCGGGGTGGTCGGCCATGAGCACCCGCAGGCCGGACCGGACCAGCGGCTGGTCGTCGGCGAGCACCACCCGGACGGTCATCGGGTCGCCGCCGGAGCTCCGGCGGGCGCGGGCAGGGGCAGTCGGGCGGCGACCCGGAAGCCGCCCTCGGGGCGCGGCCCGACGCTGAGACGGCCGTGCAGCAGGCCGACGCGTTCCCGCATCCCGACGATCCCGAAGCCGAGGACCGGACCGTCGCCGGTGGCGCCGCGTCCGTCGTCGACGATCTCCACGAGCAGTTCCTCGTCCCCGTAGTCGATGGACACCTGACAGCGCCGGGTGCCCGCGTGGCGGACCACGTTGGTCAGCGCCTCCTGCACGATGCGGTAGGCGGACAGGTCGACGTCGGGCGGCAGGTGACG
The window above is part of the Streptomyces sp. NBC_00425 genome. Proteins encoded here:
- a CDS encoding response regulator codes for the protein MTIRVLLADDQALLRGTFRLLLDAQPDMEVVAEASDGREAARLARAERADVVVMDIRMPEVDGIEATRLIGQDEDLAGVKVLVLTTFEEDELVVEALRAGASGFLGKGIEPVQLLDAVRLVAAGEALLSPTATKGLIARVLAHPSPGDLVDPARLAALTPREREVMTLVAAGLSNDEIAERLFVTPVTAKTHANRAMTKLGARDRAQLVVIAYETGLVQAGEAQR
- a CDS encoding sensor histidine kinase — encoded protein: MDVSMVWRRWIARHDRVRDALPAVPLIVVAVSATAVGESSWHEPRWQEAVWSGLSCLPLVVRSRWPLPVALVTLATGLTLMALVPSADMAPAAGLVALYTLAALGSRRTAWTVGLAAALAIAGVHAATHAESVVGAAGLLRLDFAIAATALGRAVRNRRDHLAEARARVVRAENAQEAEARRRVSEERVRIARDLHDVVAHHITLVNAQAGVAHHLMRANPDQAFEALAHIKDNSRAALDELRATVGLLRQPDDAPGARAPIPRLADLDALAGGLRAGGLSVHVSRAGDPAPQAPATELTAYRIVQEALTNTHKHASATRATVTLEYGPHTLRVTVTDDGRPGAPQGPGAGHGLIGMRERATAIGGTVTAGPRPEGGFQVVADLPLSLAPATV
- a CDS encoding response regulator transcription factor is translated as MTVRVVLADDQPLVRSGLRVLMADHPDLEVVGEAATGAEAVRLVEDTDPDIVVMDIRMPGMDGIEATRLITAGPATTRVVVLTTFDEDDHVYGALRAGASGFLVKDMGLDDILAAIRVVAAGDALIAPGVTRRLIAEFVSRPAPAPERPPRPVGGITEREREVLTLVGRGRSNTEIAEDLFITTATAKSHVSRLLTKLGARDRVQLVITAYEAGLVPPPR
- the msrA gene encoding peptide-methionine (S)-S-oxide reductase MsrA encodes the protein MAAQTQRAVLAGGCFWGMQDLIRRLPGVTATRVGYTGGDVPNATYRNHGTHAEAIEILFDPEKTDFRTVLELFFQIHDPSTKNRQGNDIGLSYRSAIYYVDDEQKRIAEDTIADVDACGLWPGKVVTEVEPVGPFWEAEPEHQDYLERYPDGYTCHFPRPGWRLPARTDA
- a CDS encoding ATP-binding protein, which produces MESHADGDGCTGPGQHLMRTAYAMGGADGCIADARHHALAFLDRARADHRLRVPDRVRDIIQLVVSELVTNARKYAPGPVLMELRLTADSVDVAVWDNDPTVPTARPADPDRIGQHGLEIVKAVTAHLFVEQEPVGKRITARIALADPPGDGTPARRPS